One genomic segment of Sebastes fasciatus isolate fSebFas1 chromosome 17, fSebFas1.pri, whole genome shotgun sequence includes these proteins:
- the LOC141754525 gene encoding voltage-dependent calcium channel gamma-4 subunit-like has product MEAKGRNMPSDISFLPRPAMVWCERGIQVLLTTVGAFAAFALMTVAIGTDYWLYARAFICNSTANSSQEDSNNKDKKDPGALTHSGLWRICCLEGLKRGVCSTINHFPDDADYDQDSAEYLLRVVRASSIFPILSAILLLLGGVCVASSGFYKSKRNIILGGGILFVAAGLSNIIGVIVYISAALSDISPKKDEDKKWHYSYGWSFYFGGLSFILAEMVGVLAVNIYIEKNKELRCRSRTDLFKSTTHAMLRLPSYRFRRRSRSSSRSTDPPRSQETSPIGTSKTFSLPPSAPPFSVATLPNPHHTSSGGSGGGGDISMYTLTRDSKLGSLGGGAPPLYGTVDRATLYQLHNYFPKDSSGGGGGGGGGAVISSGTLPSHSKSNLAAAAAVAQNAAPLNTSTSAATTAQTAPISTATMERDRGNMGTLDRLTAKRDRDSNSDTLNRKTTPV; this is encoded by the exons ATGGAGGCGAAAGGCAGAAACATGCCCTCAG ATATCAGTTTCCTTCCCCGCCCAGCGATGGTATGGTGTGAGCGGGGCATCCAGGTGCTGCTGACCACCGTGGGGGCGTTCGCGGCCTTCGCCCTGATGACGGTGGCTATCGGTACGGACTACTGGCTGTACGCCCGCGCCTTCATCTGCAACAGCACGGCCAACTCGTCCCAGGAGGACTCAAACAACAAAGACAAGAAAGACCCTGGGGCTCTCACCCACTCCGGCCTCTGGAGGATCTGCTGCCTGGAAG GCTTGAAGCGAGGTGTGTGTTCCACGATCAATCATTTCCCAGACGACGCAGACTACGACCAAGATTCTGCAGAGTATCTGCTCC GTGTGGTGCGAGCCTCCAGCATCTTCCCCATCCTCAGCgccatcctgctgctgctgggtggaGTGTGTGTTGCTTCCAGCGGCTTCTACAAGAGCAAAAGAAACATCATTCTCGGTGGAGGGATTCTGTTTGTAGCTGCAG GCCTCAGCAACATCATCGGAGTGATCGTGTACATCTCGGCAGCACTGAGCGACATCTCCCCCAAGAAAGATGAGGACAAGAAGTGGCACTACTCCTACGGCTGGTCCTTCTACTTTGGCGGCCTGTCCTTCATCCTGGCCGAGATGGTGGGCGTCCTCGCTGTCAACATTTACATCGAGAAGAACAAGGAGCTGCGCTGCCGCTCTCGCACCGACCTCTTCAAGAGCACCACGCACGCCATGCTCCGACTGCCCAGCTACCGCTTCCGACGGCGCTCCCGTTCCAGCTCGCGCTCCACTGACCCGCCACGCTCACAGGAGACCTCGCCCATTGGCACCTCCAAGACCTTCAGCCTGCCACCCTCAGCTCCGCCCTTCTCTGTGGCCACTCTGCCCAACCCGCACCACACCAGCAGCGGTGGGAGTGGAGGGGGCGGCGACATCTCCATGTACACCCTGACGAGGGACTCCAAGCTGGGCAGCCTGGGAGGCGGCGCCCCACCTCTCTACGGCACGGTGGACCGCGCCACACTGTACCAGCTCCACAACTACTTCCCAAAAGATtccagcggcggcggcggcggaggaggaggtggagcggTGATAAGCAGCGGCACactcccatctcactccaagtCCAACTTGGCGGCAGCAGCGGCTGTTGCCCAAAACGCAGCACCGCTCAATACTTCCACATCAGCCGCCACAACAGCCCAGACAGCTCCGATATCTACAGCCACCATGGAGAGGGACAGGGGCAACATGGGAACCCTGGACCGACTGACGGCCAAACGGGACAGGGATAGCAACTCAGACACACTGAACAGGAAAACTACGCCAGTTTAA